The following proteins are encoded in a genomic region of Solidesulfovibrio fructosivorans JJ]:
- a CDS encoding ATP-dependent 6-phosphofructokinase, with the protein MEESCPIAPIDTSIPVLGPAKIPSPLPYCRFADDSRARMELDASEFGSGSGPCFADFELAGPRSRIYYDSSKVKAAIVTCGGLCPGLNDVIRAIVMEAHHNYHVAGVLGIRFGLQGFIESYGHEPVELTSANVADIHQFGGTTLGSSRGPQRPEDIADALERLNIAMLFVIGGDGSMKAARRIQEEISRRGSKISIIGVPKTIDNDINLVTQSFGFDTAVEKAAKAIRCAHTEAIGALNGVGLVKLMGRESGFIAAQATLALKEVNYVLVPEYPFALEGEHGLLPSLESRLARRGHAVIVVAEGAGQDLLPDTGLRDASGNPVLGDIAEFLSGRIESYFRDRDIPMTLKFIDPSYIVRSVPANANDRVYCGFLGQNAVHAAMAGKTGMVVSKLYGRYVHLPLDLVTLRRKKLNIASDYWRSVIESTGQYTVTPFIDDPAIFCAR; encoded by the coding sequence ATGGAAGAAAGCTGTCCGATCGCCCCCATCGACACGTCCATTCCGGTTCTCGGGCCGGCCAAGATTCCTTCGCCGCTGCCTTATTGCCGCTTCGCCGACGACAGCCGCGCCAGGATGGAGCTCGACGCCAGCGAATTCGGCTCGGGCTCGGGGCCGTGCTTCGCCGATTTCGAGCTGGCCGGGCCGCGCAGCCGCATTTATTATGATTCGTCCAAGGTCAAGGCGGCCATCGTCACCTGCGGCGGACTGTGCCCGGGCTTAAACGACGTCATCCGGGCCATCGTCATGGAGGCCCACCACAACTACCACGTGGCCGGCGTGCTCGGCATCCGTTTCGGCCTGCAAGGCTTCATCGAATCCTACGGCCACGAGCCCGTGGAACTGACTTCGGCCAACGTGGCCGACATCCACCAGTTCGGCGGCACCACCCTGGGCTCGAGCCGAGGCCCCCAGCGTCCCGAGGATATCGCCGACGCCCTGGAGCGCCTCAACATCGCCATGCTTTTCGTCATCGGCGGCGACGGGTCCATGAAGGCGGCCCGGCGCATCCAGGAGGAAATCAGCCGGCGCGGTTCGAAAATCAGCATCATCGGCGTGCCCAAGACCATCGACAACGACATCAACCTCGTCACCCAGTCCTTCGGCTTCGACACGGCCGTGGAGAAGGCCGCCAAGGCCATCCGTTGCGCCCATACCGAGGCCATCGGAGCCCTAAACGGCGTGGGCCTGGTCAAGCTCATGGGCCGGGAATCCGGGTTTATCGCCGCCCAGGCGACGCTCGCGCTCAAGGAAGTCAACTACGTGCTGGTGCCGGAATACCCCTTTGCCCTGGAGGGGGAGCATGGGCTCTTGCCGTCCCTGGAGAGTCGTCTGGCCCGGCGCGGTCACGCCGTGATCGTCGTGGCCGAGGGCGCCGGGCAGGACCTGCTCCCGGACACGGGGCTGCGTGACGCCTCGGGCAACCCGGTGCTCGGCGACATCGCCGAATTCCTTTCCGGCAGGATCGAGTCGTATTTCCGCGACCGCGACATCCCCATGACGCTCAAATTCATCGACCCGAGCTATATCGTCCGGTCGGTCCCGGCCAATGCCAACGACCGGGTCTACTGCGGCTTTCTGGGGCAAAACGCGGTGCACGCGGCCATGGCCGGCAAGACGGGGATGGTGGTGTCCAAGCTCTACGGCCGCTACGTCCACCTGCCCCTCGACCTCGTGACGCTGCGGCGCAAGAAGCTCAACATCGCCTCGGACTACTGGCGCTCGGTGATCGAATCCACAGGCCAGTACACGGTGACGCCCTTCATCGACGACCCCGCCATTTTCTGCGCCAGGTAA
- a CDS encoding STAS domain-containing protein — protein sequence MEKPLYTETDQALVIRLSGEIVMDLAANLKAELTLLIDATQKPEVVCNMRRVDFMDSSGVGLLIGIRRLCQDKGKAFSVADPSPAIRKLISVLRLTEFFAIAPADAS from the coding sequence ATGGAAAAGCCCCTTTATACGGAAACCGATCAGGCGTTGGTCATCCGCCTTTCCGGCGAAATCGTCATGGACCTGGCCGCCAACCTCAAAGCCGAGCTGACGCTCCTTATCGACGCCACGCAAAAGCCCGAGGTCGTGTGCAACATGCGCCGGGTGGACTTCATGGACAGCTCCGGCGTGGGCCTTCTCATCGGCATTCGCCGCCTGTGCCAGGACAAGGGCAAGGCCTTCAGCGTGGCCGACCCCAGCCCGGCCATCCGCAAGCTTATTTCCGTGCTGCGCCTGACGGAATTTTTCGCCATCGCTCCGGCCGACGCCTCCTGA
- a CDS encoding RNA polymerase sigma factor: MGQFLTKLEGIDDGSLAAAAAQGDQRAFAVLVSRHQPGVLHLVSRFCDDPDGMEDLAQEIFVKAYLNLGTLRNGAVFRGWLHRIAANTCIDWLRRRKSDVDMVAGIEESLPDERDQARIEARDARRRLKAAMAVLGPKDRLLVALLGLEGKSVEEVAGMTGMTQVNVKVRAFRARRKLKAYLEEKEHD, from the coding sequence ATGGGACAATTTCTGACGAAACTCGAGGGGATCGACGACGGCTCCCTGGCCGCCGCCGCCGCCCAAGGGGATCAGCGGGCGTTCGCGGTCCTGGTGTCCCGGCACCAGCCCGGCGTCCTGCATCTCGTCTCGCGCTTTTGCGACGACCCCGACGGCATGGAGGATCTTGCCCAGGAGATCTTCGTCAAAGCCTACCTGAATCTGGGAACGCTGCGCAACGGAGCGGTTTTTCGCGGCTGGCTGCACCGTATCGCAGCCAACACCTGCATCGACTGGTTGCGGCGGCGCAAATCCGACGTGGATATGGTGGCCGGGATCGAGGAATCGCTGCCCGACGAGCGCGACCAGGCCAGGATCGAGGCCCGCGACGCAAGGCGTCGGCTCAAGGCGGCCATGGCCGTGCTTGGTCCCAAGGACCGGCTGCTGGTGGCGCTTTTGGGACTCGAGGGAAAAAGCGTGGAAGAAGTGGCGGGCATGACCGGCATGACCCAGGTCAACGTCAAGGTTCGGGCCTTTCGCGCCCGGCGCAAGCTCAAGGCCTACCTGGAAGAGAAGGAACATGATTGA
- a CDS encoding aminotransferase-like domain-containing protein, whose product MPLPQTDDGIFRYVSVERHILERIESGELLPGERIPSLRALGTRLGVSVSTVNQAYMALERRGVVEARPKSGFFVRSRPDRPPAPRPSRLPAKPPTAINRGALIREVLGGMGRRDMVPLNVAQTDESLLPTRQLSRLLAKVATAGGESVVGYEGVFGNLGLRRQIAWRLVEAGIEARPEDIMITSGAMEALYIALRSVTRPGDNVAIAAPSYYCFLQLLENFGLRAVELPSHPDGGVRPADLAAALDRFDIKVVILTPNFNNPDGARIPDPAKAEMTAMLTARGVPVIEDDVYGDLYFDGGRPRCLASSDTEGYVLHCSSFSKTLAPGFRVGYLLPGRYAAKAFEIKATTNVCCATPTQIAVAEYLSQGGFERHLRKIRAVLERQARIMEERILRSFPPGTRVTHPGGGTVLWVQLPEAVDSIALFYEAKAKGIGVAPGNIFSSCDQFSRFLRLSYGNVWTPVVDEALTTLGRLAAAQAEGAGLPKDDDCPKHNP is encoded by the coding sequence ATGCCCCTGCCCCAGACCGACGACGGCATCTTCCGCTACGTCAGCGTGGAGCGCCATATCCTGGAGCGCATCGAATCCGGGGAGCTGCTCCCCGGCGAACGCATTCCGTCCCTGCGCGCCCTGGGGACCCGACTTGGCGTCAGCGTGTCCACGGTCAACCAGGCCTACATGGCCCTCGAACGACGCGGCGTGGTGGAGGCACGGCCCAAATCGGGATTCTTCGTGCGCTCCCGGCCGGACCGCCCGCCCGCTCCCCGGCCGTCGCGCCTGCCGGCCAAGCCGCCCACGGCCATCAACCGGGGAGCGCTCATCCGGGAGGTGCTCGGCGGCATGGGCCGGCGCGACATGGTGCCCCTCAATGTGGCCCAGACCGACGAATCGCTTTTGCCCACGCGCCAGCTGTCCCGGCTTCTGGCCAAGGTGGCGACGGCCGGCGGCGAGTCGGTGGTGGGCTACGAGGGCGTGTTCGGGAATCTGGGACTTCGCCGCCAGATCGCCTGGCGTCTGGTCGAGGCCGGCATCGAGGCGCGGCCCGAGGACATCATGATCACCTCCGGGGCCATGGAGGCGCTGTACATCGCCCTGCGCTCGGTCACCCGGCCGGGCGACAACGTGGCCATCGCCGCCCCCTCCTATTACTGCTTCCTCCAGTTGCTGGAGAATTTCGGCCTGCGGGCCGTGGAGCTGCCCTCCCATCCCGACGGCGGCGTGCGCCCGGCCGACCTGGCCGCGGCGCTGGACCGCTTCGACATCAAGGTCGTGATCCTCACCCCCAATTTCAACAATCCCGACGGCGCGCGCATCCCCGACCCGGCCAAGGCCGAAATGACGGCCATGCTCACCGCCCGGGGGGTGCCGGTCATCGAGGACGACGTCTACGGCGACCTGTATTTCGACGGCGGCCGGCCGCGCTGCCTGGCCTCCTCCGACACCGAAGGCTACGTGCTTCACTGCTCGTCGTTTTCCAAGACCCTGGCCCCGGGTTTTCGTGTCGGCTACCTGCTCCCCGGGCGCTATGCGGCCAAGGCCTTCGAGATAAAGGCCACCACCAACGTCTGCTGCGCCACGCCCACCCAGATCGCCGTGGCCGAATACCTTTCCCAGGGCGGCTTCGAGCGCCACCTGCGCAAGATCCGGGCCGTGCTCGAACGGCAGGCCCGCATCATGGAGGAACGTATCCTGCGCAGCTTCCCGCCGGGAACGCGGGTCACCCATCCCGGCGGCGGCACGGTGTTGTGGGTCCAGCTCCCCGAGGCCGTGGACTCCATCGCCCTCTTCTACGAGGCCAAGGCCAAAGGCATCGGCGTGGCCCCGGGCAACATCTTTTCCAGCTGCGACCAGTTCAGCCGTTTCTTGCGCCTAAGCTACGGCAATGTCTGGACGCCGGTCGTGGACGAGGCGCTGACCACCCTGGGGCGTCTGGCCGCGGCCCAGGCGGAAGGAGCGGGCTTGCCTAAGGATGATGATTGCCCTAAGCACAACCCGTAA
- a CDS encoding efflux RND transporter permease subunit — translation MTLPELCIRRPVGTTLLTMALILAGAIAFRLLPAAALPQVDFPAISVSAQLPGAEPQTMATSVAAPLERQFARIAGLSEMTSQSSRGSTRINLIFDLDRDINGAARDVQSAINAAMGYLPSTLRQNPTYRKMNPADAPVMVLALTSDTVSRTKMYDVASTVLQQKLSQVDGVGQVFVGGGALPAVRVNVDPAALAAKGLSLADVKSMLTKTTVNKPKGGIEAGDRSYEVETNDQLHEAWQYQPLILSYKNGAAVRLTDVATITPSVEDVRTAGFVNGKPSVMVIVFRQPGANIIETVDNVKALIPQLRASLPGDVDISVEMDRSPPIRASLAEVERTLIISCLLVILVVFVFLGSARATLIPAVATVASLVGTFAVMYLLGYSLDNLSLMALTIATGFVVDDAIVVVENVARHMEQGMAPRAASLLGSKEVAFTVVSMSVSLVAVFIPILLMGGMVGRLFREFAMVLSIAILISLLLSLTSTPTLCAVLLRPVAKKASGRPWLTARAFAWLHRGYERSLAFALSHPRLMLTATVGALAGAIWLYVAIPKGFFPEQDTGRVMGFIQAAPDTSFQAMEKKLRTVIKVIGANPDVASVTGFTGGGGGPGGGGTNSAQMFITLRPKNKRPPLAVTMGRLRKALAAVPGTPAFLMPAQELRMGGRPGKALYQYTLLSDSYPDLVAASPKVEAAMKKLPGLTDVSADQQDNGLMTFVDVDRDTASRLGVTSAAVDAALYSAFGQSLVGVSYTDQNQYHVVLEVSPRIWQSPEGLRKIYVAGTDGKQIPLASVARFRQSEAALSVNHQGQFPAATISFNLAPGVALSQAAQAIEAATRALHLPSSVRGSFAGTAEAFKSSLSTQPLLLLAALIAVYIVLGILYESTIHPLTILSTLPSAGLGAVAALMAFRMDLTIIAVIGIILLIGIVKKNGIMLVDFALSAERERDLSPRDAIYEACLKRFRPIMMTTMAAFLGALPLALGTGSGAELRRPLGIAIAGGLLVSQAMTLYTTPVIYLYLDRLRCWGRGPLFAKRGPLPQTPSLPKNS, via the coding sequence ATGACCCTTCCCGAGCTGTGCATCCGCCGCCCCGTCGGCACCACGCTTCTTACCATGGCCCTGATCCTGGCCGGGGCCATCGCGTTTCGGCTCCTGCCTGCGGCGGCTTTGCCCCAGGTGGATTTCCCCGCCATCTCGGTTTCGGCCCAACTGCCCGGGGCCGAGCCCCAGACCATGGCCACCTCGGTCGCCGCGCCGCTGGAACGCCAGTTCGCCCGTATCGCCGGCCTCAGCGAAATGACCTCCCAAAGCAGCCGGGGATCGACGCGCATCAACCTGATTTTCGACCTCGACCGCGACATCAACGGCGCGGCCCGCGATGTCCAGTCGGCGATAAACGCCGCCATGGGCTATCTTCCCTCCACGCTGCGCCAGAACCCCACCTACCGGAAGATGAACCCCGCCGACGCGCCGGTCATGGTCCTGGCGCTCACTTCGGACACGGTGTCGCGGACCAAGATGTACGACGTGGCCTCCACCGTGCTGCAGCAAAAGCTCTCCCAGGTCGACGGCGTGGGGCAGGTGTTCGTGGGCGGCGGCGCGCTGCCGGCGGTGCGGGTCAACGTCGATCCCGCCGCCCTGGCCGCCAAGGGGCTGAGCCTCGCCGACGTCAAAAGCATGCTGACCAAGACCACGGTCAACAAGCCCAAGGGCGGCATCGAGGCGGGGGATCGCTCCTACGAGGTGGAGACCAACGACCAACTCCACGAGGCCTGGCAGTACCAGCCGCTGATCCTGTCCTATAAAAACGGCGCGGCCGTGCGCCTGACCGACGTGGCCACCATCACGCCCTCGGTGGAGGACGTGCGCACGGCCGGCTTCGTCAATGGCAAGCCGTCGGTCATGGTCATCGTTTTTCGCCAGCCCGGGGCCAACATCATCGAGACGGTGGACAACGTCAAAGCGCTGATCCCCCAGCTGCGGGCCTCCCTGCCCGGCGATGTGGACATTTCGGTGGAGATGGACCGCAGCCCGCCGATCCGGGCCTCCCTGGCCGAGGTGGAGCGCACCCTGATCATCTCCTGCCTGCTGGTCATCCTGGTGGTGTTCGTGTTTCTCGGCAGCGCCCGGGCCACGCTGATCCCGGCCGTGGCCACGGTGGCCTCCCTCGTCGGCACCTTCGCGGTCATGTACCTGCTGGGCTACTCCCTGGACAACCTGTCGCTGATGGCCCTGACCATCGCCACCGGCTTCGTGGTCGACGACGCCATCGTGGTGGTGGAAAACGTGGCCCGGCACATGGAGCAGGGCATGGCCCCGCGCGCGGCCTCGCTTCTGGGCTCCAAGGAAGTGGCCTTCACCGTGGTCTCCATGAGCGTGTCCCTGGTGGCGGTTTTTATCCCGATTCTGCTCATGGGCGGCATGGTGGGCCGGCTTTTCCGCGAATTCGCCATGGTGCTTTCCATCGCCATTCTCATCTCGCTTTTGCTCTCGCTCACCTCCACCCCGACCCTGTGCGCCGTGCTGCTGCGCCCGGTCGCCAAAAAGGCTTCCGGCCGGCCGTGGCTTACGGCCCGGGCCTTTGCCTGGCTCCACCGCGGCTACGAGCGCAGCCTCGCTTTCGCCCTGTCCCACCCGAGGCTCATGCTCACGGCCACGGTGGGGGCGCTGGCCGGCGCGATCTGGCTCTACGTGGCCATCCCCAAGGGCTTTTTCCCGGAACAGGACACCGGCCGGGTCATGGGCTTCATCCAGGCCGCGCCGGACACCTCGTTCCAGGCCATGGAGAAAAAGCTGCGGACCGTGATCAAGGTCATCGGGGCCAACCCGGACGTTGCCTCGGTGACGGGCTTTACCGGGGGCGGCGGGGGACCCGGCGGCGGCGGCACCAACTCGGCCCAGATGTTCATTACGCTTCGCCCCAAAAACAAGCGTCCGCCCCTGGCCGTGACCATGGGGCGGCTGCGCAAGGCCTTGGCCGCCGTTCCCGGCACGCCGGCCTTTCTCATGCCGGCCCAGGAGCTGCGCATGGGCGGCCGGCCAGGCAAGGCGCTCTACCAGTACACGCTGCTCTCGGACAGTTATCCCGATCTGGTGGCGGCTTCGCCCAAGGTCGAGGCGGCCATGAAGAAGCTGCCCGGCCTCACCGACGTCAGCGCCGACCAGCAGGACAACGGGCTGATGACCTTTGTCGACGTCGACCGGGATACGGCCTCGCGCCTGGGCGTGACGAGCGCGGCCGTGGACGCGGCGCTCTACAGCGCCTTCGGCCAGAGCCTGGTCGGCGTGTCCTACACCGACCAGAACCAGTACCATGTGGTGCTCGAGGTCTCGCCGCGCATCTGGCAAAGCCCGGAGGGGCTGCGCAAGATCTACGTGGCCGGTACGGACGGCAAGCAGATTCCCCTGGCGTCGGTGGCCAGGTTCCGCCAGAGCGAGGCGGCGCTTTCGGTCAACCACCAGGGGCAGTTCCCGGCCGCCACCATCTCCTTCAACCTGGCCCCGGGCGTGGCCCTGTCCCAGGCGGCCCAGGCCATCGAAGCGGCGACCCGGGCGCTGCATCTGCCGTCGTCGGTGCGCGGCAGCTTCGCCGGCACGGCCGAGGCGTTCAAAAGTTCGCTGTCGACCCAGCCGCTGCTTCTGCTCGCCGCGCTCATCGCGGTCTACATCGTGCTCGGCATCCTTTACGAAAGCACCATCCACCCCCTGACCATCCTCTCGACCCTGCCCTCGGCCGGACTCGGGGCCGTGGCGGCGCTCATGGCCTTTCGCATGGACCTGACCATCATTGCCGTCATCGGCATCATCCTGCTGATCGGCATCGTGAAGAAAAACGGCATCATGCTGGTGGATTTCGCCCTTTCCGCCGAGCGCGAGCGCGACCTTTCCCCGCGCGACGCCATCTACGAAGCCTGCCTCAAGCGTTTCAGGCCCATCATGATGACCACCATGGCCGCCTTTCTGGGCGCGCTGCCCCTGGCGCTTGGCACGGGATCGGGAGCGGAACTGCGCCGGCCGCTCGGCATCGCCATCGCCGGCGGACTGCTCGTCAGCCAGGCCATGACCCTCTATACGACGCCTGTGATCTATTTGTACTTGGATAGGTTGCGCTGCTGGGGGAGGGGACCCCTTTTTGCAAAAAGGGGTCCCCTCCCCCAGACCCCCTCCCTCCCCAAAAACTCTTGA
- a CDS encoding DUF2917 domain-containing protein, whose translation MFADRIKEDRQLAAARPGLLDAWISRFRDNRFVRVAAEAGERLFTPGRQLTARLGQGKYLSLSGTRFCRVECRRGAVWVTAAGDGRDRVLTPGQRASYSRGGKVVVSGRGDASEVRVCWD comes from the coding sequence ATGTTCGCGGATCGCATCAAGGAAGACAGACAGCTTGCGGCGGCCCGACCGGGGCTTTTGGACGCCTGGATTTCCCGCTTTCGGGACAACCGGTTCGTGCGGGTGGCGGCCGAGGCCGGGGAACGGCTTTTCACGCCGGGGCGGCAGCTCACCGCACGCCTGGGCCAGGGCAAATATCTGAGCCTCTCGGGCACGCGGTTTTGCCGGGTGGAATGCCGGCGCGGCGCGGTCTGGGTGACGGCGGCGGGCGACGGCCGGGACAGGGTGCTGACCCCAGGGCAGCGGGCGAGCTATTCCCGGGGCGGCAAGGTGGTGGTTTCCGGGCGGGGCGACGCGTCGGAAGTGCGGGTGTGCTGGGACTGA
- a CDS encoding SAM-dependent methyltransferase produces MSFAVYHAAPGLLPELVAELGDAVTAVRDPLVTADGPARQAAFAANVWTEPVFIPVESIGDAAKKLKAIQRNWALVPSGHFRRAALVAEKLPKVAAKPLVFGAPLPTAPLGAFTLWEENLLLASPATSEPVPAGEYRFVEDKEGPPSRAYLKLWEFFTRTGVRPAPGELCLDMGGSPGGWDYVLADLGARVFCIDKAPLAPHVAHHPLVSWCQGSAFGLDPRHAGAVDWLFSDVICYPDRLYEWLSRWLELGECRRFVLTVKLQGETDSALLDKFRAIPGSRLLHLSHNKHELTFALLGEEKEPSGGQGETF; encoded by the coding sequence ATGTCCTTTGCCGTCTACCATGCCGCCCCGGGCCTTCTGCCCGAGCTTGTCGCCGAACTCGGCGACGCCGTCACCGCCGTGCGCGATCCGCTGGTCACAGCCGACGGCCCGGCCAGGCAGGCCGCCTTCGCCGCCAACGTCTGGACCGAGCCGGTCTTTATCCCCGTGGAGTCCATCGGCGACGCGGCCAAAAAGCTCAAAGCCATCCAGCGCAACTGGGCGCTGGTCCCCTCGGGCCATTTCCGCCGGGCGGCGCTTGTCGCCGAGAAGCTGCCCAAGGTGGCGGCAAAGCCCCTCGTTTTCGGCGCGCCGCTTCCCACCGCGCCCCTTGGCGCGTTCACCCTCTGGGAGGAAAACCTGCTTCTGGCCTCGCCCGCGACCAGCGAACCCGTGCCGGCCGGGGAATACCGCTTCGTCGAGGACAAGGAAGGGCCGCCGAGCCGGGCCTATCTCAAGCTGTGGGAATTTTTCACGCGAACGGGCGTGCGCCCCGCGCCGGGGGAACTGTGCCTGGACATGGGCGGCAGCCCCGGCGGCTGGGATTACGTCCTGGCGGACCTCGGGGCGCGGGTTTTCTGCATCGACAAAGCGCCGCTCGCGCCGCACGTGGCCCATCACCCGCTGGTCTCCTGGTGCCAGGGCAGCGCCTTCGGCCTCGATCCGCGCCACGCCGGGGCCGTGGACTGGCTCTTTTCCGACGTGATCTGCTACCCCGACCGACTCTACGAATGGCTCTCGCGCTGGCTGGAACTGGGCGAATGCCGCCGCTTCGTGCTGACGGTCAAACTGCAAGGCGAAACCGATTCCGCCCTGCTGGACAAATTCCGCGCCATCCCCGGCTCCCGCCTGCTCCACCTTTCCCACAACAAGCACGAACTGACGTTCGCGCTGTTGGGGGAGGAGAAGGAGCCCTCCGGCGGCCAGGGGGAAACTTTTTGA
- a CDS encoding shikimate kinase — translation MPLADDRNIYLIGPRASGKTTLGKRLAERLERPFTDLDAAFCEKYGETIADMVGRDGWDAFRKAEAAILAETAGQTGQVVATGGGVVLLPENRDLLGKGLVFYLQADPERLAERLMADLNEEQRPKLTQLGLREEITATLAEREPLYLACAHASLPERPVDELLEFALRALTAWERE, via the coding sequence ATGCCCCTTGCCGACGACCGCAACATCTACCTCATCGGCCCCCGGGCCTCGGGCAAAACCACCCTGGGCAAACGCCTGGCCGAACGCCTCGAACGGCCGTTTACCGACCTCGACGCGGCATTTTGCGAAAAATACGGGGAAACCATCGCCGACATGGTCGGCCGCGACGGCTGGGACGCCTTCCGCAAGGCCGAAGCCGCCATCCTGGCCGAAACCGCCGGGCAAACGGGACAGGTGGTGGCCACGGGCGGCGGCGTCGTCCTGCTGCCGGAAAACCGCGACCTGCTGGGCAAGGGGCTGGTCTTCTACCTCCAGGCAGATCCGGAGCGCCTGGCCGAACGGCTCATGGCCGACTTAAACGAGGAACAACGCCCCAAATTGACGCAGCTCGGGCTGCGCGAGGAAATCACCGCCACCCTGGCCGAACGCGAACCGCTCTACCTGGCCTGCGCCCACGCCAGCCTGCCCGAACGCCCCGTGGACGAGCTCCTCGAATTCGCCCTGCGCGCCCTAACGGCCTGGGAGAGGGAATAG